One genomic region from Flavobacteriales bacterium encodes:
- a CDS encoding class I SAM-dependent methyltransferase: MNTRMAKAYVRHMLTARNAHALHSPFLFKLYNEAIRHRATPEIMGLLRLRRDVQRDGRTITMEDFGAGSRAGMDTVRTVKSIASNSGVPSRYGAVLYRWARFTEAQNILELGTSVGLGTAFLATAVRDNPTGAKVASIDASRATQEIAREYLEKLSLTEYVELLTGTFDDMLPEHLAAGRKYDLVYIHGDHRYRSTLRYFEWLLPHLHEESVVVLDEIHSSRPMERAWDQLCQHHAVRQSIDFYRFGLLFFRPNQLSEHFRLRL; encoded by the coding sequence ATGAATACCCGAATGGCCAAAGCCTACGTGCGACACATGCTGACAGCGCGTAACGCACATGCCCTGCACTCGCCATTCCTGTTCAAACTCTATAACGAGGCCATTCGCCACCGCGCTACTCCAGAAATTATGGGGCTTCTGCGCCTACGGCGCGATGTACAGCGCGACGGCCGAACCATCACCATGGAGGACTTTGGTGCCGGCTCCAGGGCAGGTATGGACACCGTGCGCACGGTGAAGTCCATCGCCAGTAACTCAGGTGTTCCATCTCGATACGGCGCTGTGCTCTATCGCTGGGCGCGCTTTACCGAAGCACAGAACATCCTCGAACTGGGTACCTCGGTCGGACTCGGCACCGCGTTTTTGGCCACGGCCGTGCGCGATAACCCTACAGGAGCAAAGGTCGCATCGATCGACGCGAGTAGGGCAACGCAGGAGATCGCTCGAGAGTACCTGGAAAAGCTGAGCCTGACTGAATATGTTGAACTTCTGACCGGCACCTTTGATGACATGCTCCCCGAGCATCTGGCCGCAGGCCGAAAATACGACCTCGTTTACATACATGGCGACCATCGGTACCGTTCAACCTTGCGGTATTTTGAGTGGTTATTGCCGCATTTGCACGAAGAAAGTGTTGTTGTGCTCGACGAAATTCACTCGTCGCGGCCAATGGAGCGGGCATGGGACCAACTTTGCCAGCACCATGCGGTGCGCCAATCGATCGACTTCTATCGTTTCGGACTTTTATTTTTTAGGCCCAACCAGTTGTCCGAACATTTTCGGTTGCGACTTTAG
- a CDS encoding ABC-F family ATP-binding cassette domain-containing protein, which translates to MNYLSVENFTKSFGERVLFEDVSFGIDQGQKVAFVAKNGTGKSSLLKILAGQEAPDSGNVTFRKGIAVGFLDQDPNLPEDKHIIDAMFDGDDPIMVAIRRYERSLEHPEDAEEMQGAFDEMEKLQAWDAEVRVKQILGKLNLDQIDRPIGSLSGGQKKRVALAKLLIQQPDLIILDEPTNHLDIEMIEWLEEFLGRPEVTLFMVTHDRYFLDSLCDIIIELNQGQIFKYQGDYAYYLAKKNERYEIETANIDKAKNLYRKELDWMRRQPKARGTKSKARIDAFYDVKKEAHKRQRDEQVEMEIKMQRMGAKIVELHNVKMSYGELPILNGFNYTFKRKDRIGIVGRNGTGKTTFLKLLTGQIAPKGGKIVIGDTVQFGYYDQEGIELKEDQRVIDVVKDIAEVIPLTKGLKLTAAQLLERFLFSRDDQWTYVSKLSGGERRRLYLLTILMANPNFLILDEPTNDLDLITLTVLEDFLQEFEGVIVVVSHDRYFMNKLVDQLFVFEGGGEVKDLNGNYGDFRVYMAEKERRERAEKLAREAAAKADSVNEKPKEKKKLSYMEQHEYDGLEDEIEKLENRKAGIHEAFASGTLPGDEMEKLSIELGEIQHQIESKTDRWLELSELS; encoded by the coding sequence ATGAACTACTTGAGCGTCGAAAATTTTACTAAATCGTTCGGGGAGCGGGTGCTCTTCGAAGATGTGAGTTTTGGTATAGATCAAGGTCAAAAAGTGGCCTTCGTCGCCAAGAATGGAACGGGTAAATCGTCTTTGTTGAAGATCCTTGCCGGACAAGAAGCACCGGATTCCGGAAACGTAACCTTTAGGAAAGGGATCGCGGTCGGATTCCTCGATCAAGACCCCAATTTGCCCGAGGACAAGCACATCATCGATGCTATGTTCGATGGCGACGACCCCATTATGGTCGCCATTCGGCGCTATGAGCGGAGTCTCGAGCACCCCGAAGATGCAGAGGAAATGCAAGGCGCATTCGACGAAATGGAGAAGCTGCAGGCATGGGATGCCGAAGTGCGGGTCAAACAGATCCTGGGGAAGCTCAACCTCGACCAAATCGATCGGCCGATCGGGTCGCTCTCAGGCGGACAAAAAAAACGGGTGGCTTTGGCCAAGTTGCTCATTCAGCAGCCCGATCTCATTATCCTAGATGAGCCTACGAACCACCTCGATATCGAAATGATCGAATGGCTCGAGGAATTTCTCGGCCGACCGGAGGTTACCTTGTTCATGGTGACGCACGACCGCTACTTCCTCGATTCGCTCTGTGATATTATCATAGAGCTCAATCAGGGTCAGATATTCAAGTATCAAGGCGATTACGCTTACTACCTGGCCAAGAAGAACGAACGGTACGAGATCGAAACAGCCAACATCGATAAAGCGAAGAACCTATATCGCAAGGAGCTCGACTGGATGCGTCGGCAGCCCAAAGCGAGAGGTACCAAGAGCAAGGCTCGAATCGACGCGTTCTACGATGTAAAAAAAGAAGCCCATAAGCGTCAAAGAGATGAGCAGGTCGAGATGGAGATCAAAATGCAGCGCATGGGTGCCAAGATCGTTGAGCTGCACAACGTCAAAATGAGCTACGGCGAACTGCCGATCTTGAACGGATTCAATTATACCTTCAAGCGTAAAGATCGCATTGGGATCGTGGGCCGAAACGGTACTGGTAAAACCACTTTCCTAAAGCTCCTCACGGGACAAATTGCACCCAAAGGCGGTAAGATCGTCATTGGAGATACGGTTCAATTTGGCTACTACGATCAAGAGGGCATCGAACTCAAAGAAGATCAGCGCGTAATCGATGTGGTGAAGGATATCGCCGAGGTGATCCCGCTGACCAAAGGGCTTAAGCTCACCGCGGCCCAGCTACTCGAGCGATTCTTGTTCTCCCGCGACGACCAATGGACCTACGTATCAAAACTCAGTGGAGGAGAACGCCGCAGGTTGTACTTGCTAACCATCTTGATGGCCAATCCGAATTTCTTGATTCTCGATGAGCCGACCAACGATCTCGACCTCATAACCTTAACCGTGCTCGAAGACTTTCTTCAGGAGTTCGAAGGAGTAATTGTCGTAGTGAGTCACGACCGCTATTTTATGAACAAGCTCGTCGATCAACTCTTCGTGTTCGAAGGCGGTGGCGAGGTCAAGGACCTGAATGGCAATTACGGCGACTTCAGGGTCTACATGGCCGAAAAAGAGCGGCGCGAAAGAGCGGAAAAGTTAGCCCGCGAAGCTGCTGCCAAGGCCGATTCGGTCAACGAGAAACCCAAGGAGAAAAAGAAACTCAGCTACATGGAGCAGCACGAGTACGATGGTCTCGAAGACGAGATCGAAAAACTCGAAAACCGCAAAGCCGGGATACATGAGGCTTTTGCATCGGGAACCCTACCCGGTGATGAGATGGAAAAACTGAGTATTGAGTTGGGCGAAATACAGCATCAAATCGAATCGAAGACCGACCGCTGGCTCGAACTCTCCGAACTCTCCTGA
- a CDS encoding cob(I)yrinic acid a,c-diamide adenosyltransferase produces MKIYTKKGDGGSTALIGGTRVPKHSLRIESYGTVDELNSYLGLVRDVAALDTVTEQVVQIQDRLFVIGSSLAADPEESKMVLPDLLDSDIELLESWMDAMDEILPELKAFILPGGHPAVSHCHVARTVCRRAERIVSELRSRSFVEPKVGTYLNRLSDYLFVLARFLGQELGAVETPWTPRK; encoded by the coding sequence ATGAAGATCTACACGAAAAAAGGGGACGGAGGTTCCACGGCACTCATTGGGGGCACCCGGGTTCCTAAGCACAGTCTGCGGATCGAGTCGTACGGAACGGTCGATGAGCTTAACTCGTACCTCGGTTTGGTGCGCGATGTCGCGGCCTTAGATACCGTTACCGAGCAAGTGGTTCAGATACAGGATCGCCTTTTTGTAATTGGCTCTTCGTTGGCCGCCGACCCGGAAGAATCGAAGATGGTCTTGCCCGATTTGCTCGATTCGGACATAGAGCTCTTGGAGTCTTGGATGGATGCGATGGATGAGATACTGCCCGAACTCAAAGCATTTATTTTACCCGGTGGCCACCCTGCGGTGAGTCATTGTCACGTGGCACGGACCGTGTGTCGACGGGCCGAACGGATCGTTTCGGAATTGCGGTCGAGAAGCTTTGTTGAGCCAAAGGTCGGAACCTATTTGAATCGACTTTCCGACTACCTGTTCGTATTGGCTCGATTCCTGGGTCAAGAGCTCGGCGCAGTCGAAACGCCTTGGACTCCAAGAAAATAA
- a CDS encoding ABC transporter ATP-binding protein — MSTVIELDNIIRNFRVGTEEVKVLRGISLTIEKGEYVALMGPSGSGKSTLMNLLGCLDTPTDGKYVLNGTDVSGLTDNELAEIRNKEIGFVFQTFNLLPRSTALDNVALPLVYAGQSSEDRTKRAEEVLGMVGLSDRMTHRPNQLSGGQSQRVAVARALVNHPSLILADEPTGNLDSKTSVEIMALMDEIHENGNTLVVVTHEEDIAQHGHRIIRLIDGQVASDERTR; from the coding sequence ATGTCAACAGTAATTGAACTCGACAATATTATCCGCAATTTCCGCGTAGGAACCGAAGAGGTAAAGGTTTTGCGCGGAATCTCCCTCACGATCGAAAAAGGAGAGTACGTGGCATTGATGGGGCCTTCGGGATCCGGAAAGTCGACGTTAATGAACCTTTTGGGGTGCTTGGACACGCCCACCGACGGCAAATATGTGTTGAACGGAACCGATGTAAGCGGCTTAACCGACAACGAGTTAGCGGAGATTAGAAACAAGGAGATCGGCTTCGTTTTTCAGACCTTTAACTTGCTCCCTAGGTCCACGGCACTTGACAATGTGGCTCTCCCGCTGGTGTACGCCGGTCAATCGTCTGAAGACCGGACCAAACGTGCCGAGGAGGTGCTGGGAATGGTTGGGTTGAGCGATCGTATGACCCACCGCCCAAACCAGTTGTCCGGAGGCCAATCTCAGCGTGTAGCTGTTGCGCGCGCTTTGGTGAATCACCCGTCGTTGATCTTGGCCGATGAGCCAACCGGGAACCTGGATTCCAAGACCTCAGTGGAGATTATGGCGCTAATGGACGAGATCCACGAGAATGGTAATACGTTGGTGGTAGTGACCCACGAAGAGGATATTGCGCAGCACGGACACCGAATTATTCGCTTGATCGATGGTCAGGTCGCCTCGGATGAACGTACACGCTGA
- a CDS encoding DUF2795 domain-containing protein, producing the protein MYWTLELASYLSDAPWPASKDELIDYAIRTGAPLEVVENLQAIEDADGEIYESIEEIWPDYPSDEDFLWNEDEY; encoded by the coding sequence ATGTATTGGACGTTGGAATTGGCTTCTTATTTGAGTGATGCGCCGTGGCCGGCGAGCAAGGACGAGCTCATCGACTACGCGATCCGAACCGGAGCACCGCTCGAGGTTGTAGAGAACCTACAAGCCATTGAGGATGCCGATGGAGAGATCTACGAATCCATCGAAGAGATTTGGCCCGACTACCCATCCGATGAGGATTTCCTCTGGAACGAGGACGAGTACTAA
- a CDS encoding aldehyde dehydrogenase — METIRQIFDGQKRYFASRHTLDIKFRKEQLRRLAFAIDHREKDILKVLESDLGKCAFEGWVHELMLIKTDIKLMLKNLNSWSAPERVPDTLGNFPSTNYTFASPYGVTLIMAPWNYPIQLALMPLVSALAAGNTAIISPSEHAPATSKLMHEIIDEHFKSEYVAVIEGGVPEKQVLLELPFDYIFFTGSTEVGKVVMQAASEHLTPVTLELGGKSPAVIDETAKIKTAARRIVWGKFMNAGQTCVAPDYLLVHESREEELLEALTREIVRQYGDDPKVSSDYGRIIHEGHFDRLAKFTEDGILYYGGVLDRSELFIGPTVLREINWGHLVMQEEIFGPVLPVLTYSDWDEALRDVEKLSRPLAFYLFSENAKRHRQVVREMAFGDAAINDVITHMANHRLPFGGIGSSGMGAYHGKFGYDTFSHLKGITKKPTWIDLPLRYAPYGRKLNWIKKLLG, encoded by the coding sequence ATGGAAACGATTCGACAAATATTCGACGGCCAAAAGCGATATTTCGCATCGCGCCACACCTTGGATATTAAGTTTCGCAAGGAGCAATTGCGTCGTTTGGCCTTTGCGATCGACCATCGCGAAAAGGACATTTTGAAGGTGCTGGAGTCGGACCTGGGCAAGTGTGCTTTTGAGGGGTGGGTGCACGAGCTCATGCTCATCAAAACGGACATCAAGTTGATGTTGAAGAATCTGAACAGCTGGTCGGCCCCCGAAAGAGTACCGGATACCTTGGGGAATTTTCCTTCGACCAACTACACCTTTGCGAGTCCGTATGGAGTAACGTTGATCATGGCTCCCTGGAACTACCCCATTCAATTGGCCTTGATGCCTTTGGTGAGTGCCTTGGCGGCCGGGAATACAGCGATCATCTCTCCTTCGGAACACGCACCTGCCACGAGCAAGTTAATGCATGAGATCATCGACGAGCACTTCAAGAGCGAATACGTCGCCGTGATCGAAGGTGGGGTTCCGGAAAAGCAAGTGCTTTTGGAGCTCCCGTTCGATTACATCTTTTTTACCGGCAGCACTGAAGTGGGAAAGGTCGTCATGCAGGCTGCGTCGGAACATTTAACTCCGGTAACCTTGGAGCTGGGAGGTAAGAGTCCGGCCGTGATCGACGAAACAGCCAAGATCAAAACTGCGGCTCGGCGAATTGTGTGGGGCAAGTTCATGAACGCCGGTCAGACCTGTGTAGCCCCCGATTACTTGTTGGTTCATGAAAGTCGAGAAGAAGAGTTGCTCGAGGCACTGACCAGAGAGATCGTTCGTCAGTATGGCGACGATCCAAAGGTTTCGAGCGACTACGGTCGCATCATTCACGAAGGGCATTTCGACCGGTTGGCCAAGTTCACCGAAGACGGGATACTTTATTATGGTGGTGTTTTGGACAGGAGTGAGTTATTTATTGGTCCGACGGTCTTGCGGGAGATCAATTGGGGTCATCTCGTGATGCAAGAAGAGATCTTCGGCCCGGTATTGCCGGTGTTGACTTATTCGGATTGGGACGAGGCCTTACGCGACGTTGAAAAGCTATCAAGGCCGCTCGCTTTCTACCTCTTTTCGGAAAATGCGAAGCGGCACCGGCAGGTCGTTCGGGAAATGGCTTTCGGTGATGCGGCGATAAACGATGTGATCACGCACATGGCGAATCACCGACTTCCGTTTGGAGGAATTGGTTCGAGTGGTATGGGGGCCTACCACGGCAAGTTCGGTTACGATACCTTCAGTCACCTAAAAGGGATCACCAAGAAGCCGACCTGGATCGATTTGCCATTGCGTTACGCGCCTTACGGGCGAAAGTTAAACTGGATCAAAAAGTTGCTCGGATAG
- the secA gene encoding preprotein translocase subunit SecA, with protein sequence MSFLNKALKSVFGSKANRDLKELQPYIDQVNEAAQGLDQLSNDELRAKTQEFRDRIKAAEADRQSEIAETKKRIESEEVEVDEKEELYKHIDALEVQTLEEVEKVLNEILPEAFAVMRETAKRFKDNDQIVVTASDFDIELAHRRENVTIEGDKAIWANNWMAAGNRITWDMVHYDVQLIGGTVLHQGKIAEMATGEGKTLVATLPVFLNALTGRGVHLVTVNDYLAKRDSEWMGPIFEFHGLSVDCIDKHKPNSIERRKAYKADITYGTNNEFGFDYLRDNMARSPEDLVQRKHHYAIVDEVDSVLIDDARTPLIISGPVPKGSDQQKFVDMKPKVEQLVNAQRKLMTQTLSEAKKLLAEGETKEGGFKLLQVYRGLPKSKPLIKFLSEEGIRAQLQKTENFYMQDQSKEMHKVDADLFFVIDEKQNSIELTEKGIDLISGEDERDFFVMPDIGMMMVEIEKMEGSDQEKAAKKDELLRDYSVKSERIHTLNQLLKAYTLFEKDVEYVIMDSKVKIVDEQTGRTMEGRRYSDGLHQAIESKENVKIEAATQTFATITLQNYFRMYEKLSGMTGTAETEAGEFWGIYELDLVVIPTNRPIARDDRQDLVFKTTREKFNAVADEIVKLREAGRPILVGTTNVEISEILSRMLKMRKVPHNVLNAKLHKKEADIVAEAGQPGTVTIATNMAGRGTDIKLAKEVKETGGLAIIGTERHDSRRVDRQLRGRAGRQGDPGSSQFYVSLEDNLMRLFGSERIAKLMDRMGLEEGEVIQHSMISKSIERAQKKVEENNFGIRKRLLEYDDVMNSQREVVYKRRKHALFGDRLSVDLANMMYDTLDGLVELYQQDKDFEGFKLDMIRFFSMESPVDEKTFMQSNHDQLVTQVYEAARKQYKDRMIHVANMAWPVIKDVYENQKGQYENIVAPFSDGSRMLQAVVNLEEAYQSGGRALIAAFEKNITLAMIDEQWKDHLREMDDLKQSVQAATYEQKDPLLIYKFESFELFKQMLNSTNQEIVGFLLKGELPTQNPQEVQAARQQRQDMSKLQTSRAGDPAAGGNPPQSVEQAGPRQVGGGQAPPPMPRRQRVTEPIVREERKIGRNDKVTIKHRMSGETKTVKYKVAKPMLDQEEWMLID encoded by the coding sequence ATGAGTTTTCTGAATAAAGCATTAAAATCGGTCTTTGGCAGTAAGGCCAATCGCGACTTAAAAGAGTTACAGCCATACATTGACCAAGTCAATGAAGCGGCACAAGGGCTCGACCAACTGTCGAACGACGAACTACGGGCCAAGACCCAGGAATTTCGCGACCGAATAAAAGCTGCCGAGGCCGACCGGCAATCTGAGATCGCCGAAACCAAGAAGCGGATCGAAAGTGAAGAGGTGGAGGTCGACGAAAAAGAAGAGCTGTATAAGCATATCGACGCCCTCGAGGTTCAAACTCTTGAAGAAGTAGAAAAAGTTCTGAACGAGATCCTGCCCGAGGCCTTTGCCGTGATGCGCGAAACGGCCAAGCGATTCAAAGACAACGATCAGATCGTAGTTACGGCTAGCGATTTTGATATCGAATTAGCCCACCGTCGGGAGAACGTGACCATTGAAGGAGATAAGGCCATTTGGGCCAATAATTGGATGGCTGCGGGGAACCGAATCACCTGGGACATGGTGCATTACGATGTTCAGTTGATCGGTGGTACCGTACTTCACCAAGGAAAGATCGCGGAGATGGCTACGGGAGAAGGTAAGACCCTCGTAGCGACCTTGCCCGTATTCTTGAACGCGCTTACGGGTCGGGGTGTGCACTTGGTGACCGTGAACGACTACTTGGCCAAACGGGATAGCGAATGGATGGGACCGATCTTCGAATTCCACGGACTATCGGTCGATTGCATCGACAAGCACAAGCCAAATTCGATCGAGCGAAGAAAAGCCTACAAAGCGGATATCACCTACGGTACCAACAACGAATTCGGTTTCGATTACCTACGTGACAATATGGCGCGCAGCCCAGAGGACTTGGTTCAGCGCAAGCACCACTACGCTATTGTCGATGAGGTCGATTCTGTTTTGATCGATGATGCACGGACTCCGTTGATCATTTCCGGTCCGGTACCAAAAGGCAGCGACCAGCAGAAATTCGTCGACATGAAGCCCAAGGTGGAGCAGTTGGTGAATGCACAGCGGAAATTGATGACTCAGACCTTGAGTGAGGCTAAGAAGTTACTTGCCGAAGGTGAGACCAAGGAAGGTGGATTCAAGCTCTTACAGGTATATCGAGGACTGCCAAAGAGTAAGCCCCTGATCAAATTCTTGAGTGAGGAGGGTATTCGCGCTCAACTTCAAAAGACCGAGAATTTCTACATGCAAGATCAGAGCAAGGAAATGCACAAGGTCGATGCCGATCTTTTCTTTGTGATCGACGAAAAGCAAAACAGCATAGAGCTCACAGAAAAAGGGATCGATTTGATCTCGGGTGAAGATGAGCGCGACTTCTTCGTGATGCCGGACATCGGAATGATGATGGTGGAGATCGAGAAAATGGAAGGGAGCGATCAGGAGAAAGCCGCTAAGAAAGATGAGCTCCTTCGCGACTACTCCGTAAAAAGCGAGCGCATCCATACCTTGAACCAATTGCTCAAGGCATACACTCTCTTCGAAAAGGATGTGGAGTACGTGATCATGGACAGCAAGGTCAAGATCGTAGACGAGCAAACAGGACGTACCATGGAAGGCCGTCGTTATTCGGACGGACTCCACCAAGCGATCGAGTCGAAAGAAAACGTGAAGATTGAGGCAGCGACCCAGACCTTTGCGACGATCACGTTGCAGAATTACTTCCGTATGTATGAGAAACTGAGCGGTATGACAGGTACCGCCGAGACGGAAGCAGGGGAATTCTGGGGCATTTACGAATTGGACTTGGTCGTGATCCCGACCAACCGCCCCATCGCACGTGACGATAGACAAGATTTGGTCTTTAAAACGACCCGCGAAAAATTCAACGCCGTGGCTGATGAGATCGTGAAGCTTCGCGAAGCAGGCCGTCCGATACTCGTGGGTACCACGAACGTGGAGATCTCCGAGATCTTGAGCCGTATGCTCAAGATGCGCAAGGTGCCACACAACGTCTTGAACGCGAAACTGCACAAGAAAGAGGCCGATATCGTGGCGGAGGCAGGGCAACCCGGAACGGTGACTATTGCGACGAACATGGCCGGTCGTGGTACGGATATCAAGCTCGCCAAGGAGGTGAAAGAGACCGGAGGCTTGGCCATTATCGGTACCGAACGACACGATAGCCGACGGGTCGACAGACAGCTTCGAGGTCGTGCCGGGCGTCAGGGAGATCCCGGTAGCTCTCAGTTTTACGTATCACTTGAAGATAACTTGATGCGCCTGTTCGGTTCTGAGCGTATCGCCAAGTTGATGGACCGCATGGGTCTAGAAGAAGGCGAGGTGATTCAGCACTCGATGATCAGCAAGTCCATAGAAAGAGCTCAAAAGAAAGTTGAGGAGAACAACTTTGGTATTCGTAAGCGCTTGCTCGAATACGATGATGTTATGAATTCTCAGCGTGAGGTCGTTTACAAGCGACGTAAGCACGCATTGTTCGGCGATCGCTTGAGTGTTGATCTCGCGAACATGATGTACGATACCCTCGATGGATTGGTAGAATTGTATCAACAGGACAAGGACTTTGAAGGCTTTAAGCTCGATATGATCCGATTCTTCAGTATGGAATCGCCGGTCGATGAAAAGACCTTCATGCAATCGAATCACGATCAACTCGTCACGCAGGTCTACGAGGCTGCGCGCAAGCAATACAAGGATCGCATGATCCACGTTGCCAATATGGCCTGGCCGGTGATCAAGGACGTTTACGAAAACCAGAAAGGCCAATACGAGAACATCGTAGCGCCATTCAGCGACGGATCGCGCATGTTGCAGGCCGTCGTAAACCTCGAAGAGGCTTATCAGTCGGGCGGTAGAGCTCTTATTGCGGCCTTCGAGAAGAACATCACCTTGGCCATGATCGACGAGCAGTGGAAAGATCACCTTCGCGAGATGGACGATTTGAAACAGTCTGTGCAGGCCGCGACCTACGAGCAAAAAGACCCGTTGTTGATCTATAAATTCGAGTCGTTTGAGCTGTTCAAGCAAATGCTCAACAGCACCAATCAAGAGATCGTAGGCTTCTTGTTAAAGGGTGAACTTCCAACGCAGAATCCGCAGGAAGTACAGGCCGCGAGGCAACAGCGTCAAGACATGAGCAAGCTCCAAACGAGTAGAGCCGGTGATCCCGCCGCAGGCGGAAACCCACCCCAATCAGTGGAACAGGCTGGGCCTCGTCAGGTAGGAGGTGGGCAAGCACCGCCGCCGATGCCGCGCAGGCAGCGAGTTACGGAGCCCATCGTTCGCGAGGAGCGCAAGATCGGTCGCAACGATAAGGTGACCATTAAGCACCGTATGTCGGGCGAGACCAAGACCGTGAAGTACAAGGTTGCCAAGCCGATGCTCGATCAAGAAGAGTGGATGCTGATCGATTAA